The following DNA comes from Glaciihabitans arcticus.
CATCTTCGAGGAAGTCGCTCATCTCCTCGGCGAACGCGCGGGTGCGGGTGAAGACGAGGGTCTTGCCCGTGCCGGAAGCCAGCTGCTGGATGATGGCGCGCTTGTCGCGCTGCTCGATGAGCAGCACGCGGTGGTCGATCGTGGAGGACGCCTGGTCCTCACCGGCAACCTCGTGCACGGCCGGGTTGACGAGGAACTGCTTGACCAGGGTGGCGACACCCTTGTCGAGAGTTGCCGAGAAGAGCAGCTTCTGGCCACCCTCCTTCGTCTCCTTGAGGATGCGCTGCACGGGCTCGAGGAACCCGAGGTCGCACATGTGGTCCGCTTCGTCCAGCACGGTGACAGAGACGCTCGAGAGGTCGAGACGACCCTGCTCGATGAGGTCCTCGACGCGGCCGGGGGTGGCGATGATGATGTCGACACCGCGCTGCAGTGCGGAGACCTGGCGGTACTGCGGAACGCCACCGACGATCGTGGTGGTGAACAGGCCGACGCTGCGCGCGATGGGCTGCACCGTGCGGTCGATCTGCATGGCGAGCTCACGGGTGGGGGCGAGGATCAGCGCGCGGGGCTTGCGGCCCATCTGGCGATCCTTGCCACCGTTGTTCTCCATAAGACGCTCGACGAGCGGGGCACCGAAGGCGATGGTCTTGCCCGATCCGGTCTTGCCGCGGCCGAGGACATCCTTGCCGGCGAGAACGTCGGGGATGGTCGCTGCCTGGATCGCGAAGGGCGCCTCTGCGCCCATCGTGCCGAGCTGGCGAACGATATTCGCTCCGAGACCGAGGTCGGCGAAGGTCACGCCTTCGACGTCCTTGGCGGTGATGACGGCTGCCTCGAGGCGCTCGAGCACAACGTCTTCCTGCGGACCGGAGTTCTGGCTGCGGGTGTAGAAGTCGCTCTCGCGGCGGGGAGCTGCATCGCGATCGAAGTCACGGCGCGGGGGACGCTCGCTGAAGTCGCGACGCGGTGCGCGGTCTTCGTAGGAGCGCGCCGGGCGATCGTTGTTGTAGGCCGGGCGCTCCGTGCGTGCGGGACGCTCGGAGTTGTAGGCGGGTCGTGCCGGACGGTCACTGTTGTAGGCGGGGCGTGCCGGACGCTCGTTGTTGTATGACGGACGCTCGGTGCGCGGCGCGCGGTCGTTGTAGGCCTGGCGCGGCTGGCGGTCGTTCGTGGCCGGACGATCCGAGCGGTCGTTGCCGCGGTCGTTGTTGTAGGCCGGACGCGCGGGACGGTCGGTGCGGTCGCCGTACGAGGGGCGAGCCGGACGGTCGCCATACGAGGGACGCTCGGGGCGGTCGTTGTTGTACGACGGACGGGCCGGGCGGTCGGTGCGGTCGCCGTAGGACGGGCGGGCCGGACGGTCACCGTAGGACGGACGATCGTTGCCGCGGTCGTTCGAACGCTGCGGGCGGTCGCCGTTGTACGCGGGGCGATCATTGTTGTACGAAGGGCGGCCAGGACGCTCGCCGCGCTCGCTGCCGCGGTCGTTGTTGTACGAGGGGCGCTCGGTGCGAGCCGTGCGGTCGCCGTAGGCCGGCTTGTCGCGCGGGTTCCAGTCGGGACGTCGGTCGTCACGGCCGGTGCGCGGTGCGCTGTTGGACGGGCGGTCGCCGGTGCGGGCGGCACGGTCATCCTGCGTCCAGCGCTTCTTCGGAGCGGCCGCGTCGGCGTGGAAGCCACGGTGACCCTCGCTGCGCGAACCCGGCTTGGAACCGTTGCGGTCGCTGGAGCGGAACGGCTTCTTGGAGTCGCGTCCTGCTGAGGAATTGTTAAAGGGAGACATAGTTCTTTCCGGGTTGTTCCTTGTGCATGAACAAGCGGCATTTCTGTAGCGGAGCAATGCGGGAGTAGCGCACAGCACCATGTGAAATAGCACTTACTGAACCCGGGCAGTCTTTGACCGAGGCCATCACATACATCGTGTGATTTCTCCTCCAGCATTTTGCTGGGGATCCGGCCTCTAAGACTTACAAACCCATACGCGTGAACACGCGCTGTCTCGAGCCGACTTACCAACACTAGACCACCGCTTGACGGTTGTCCATGTAGGGACATGAATATGCTGGGGTCATGCCTACCATTGCAGCGGAGAAACCGAACCAGCCGCACGTCATCGAGATGCTGCGCCTGAGCGGGGAGTACGCGCTGTCGCTGTATCCGGCAGAGAGCTGCTACCTGCTGACGGTCGGCGAACTCGAGGAGCCCGGAACCACCCTCTTCGTCGCCCGCGACGACAACACCCAGGTCGTCGGCATCGCCGCGATCGTGCTGCGCGGCGACGGGTCAGCAGAATTGAAGAGGATGTTCGTGCTCGAGTCCGCGCGCGGTCAGGGCATCGCGGGGTCGCTGCTCGCCGCCGTCGAGGCGCACGCGGTCGCCCACAGCGTCACTGTCCTCCAGCTCGAGACCGGCCCCAAGCAGCTCGCAGCCATCGCGCTCTACGAGAAGAACGGCTACGCACACATCCCTGGCTTCGGGCCGTACGTCGGCGACGAGTTCAGCGTCTGTATGGAGAAGCGCCTGGCTTAGCCGATGGTCGGCGGCTGTGGGGCCGGGTTCGGCGTGATCGGGGGCACGTTCGGTGTGGTCGGGGGCACGGCGGGCGTTGTCGGGTACTGGTTGGGCGTGACCTGGGCGGGGCGGGGCTGCACGGGCGCTTCGACGTCCGGACGCGCCGCCACCGGGGCCGGGTGTGCGGCAACCGGAGCATCGGGTGCGACCGGCGCCACGTGAGCACCGTGGTGGTGCGCGGCCTCGCGGCGGGCGTCGGCCTTGCGCTCCTTGCGTCCCTCGACGACGTAGTACAGCGTCGGCAGCACGATCAGCGTGAGCAGCGTCGACGACACGAGACCGCCGATGACCACGATGGCGAGCGGCTGGGAGATGAACCCACCGTGACCGGTGATGCCGATGCCGAGCGGCAGCAGCGCGAAGATCGTGGCGAGGGCCGTCATCAGAATCGGGCGGAGCCTGCGGGAGGCGCCGTATTCGATGGCCTGGCCCACCTTCATCCCGCGCTCTCGGTACTGGTTGATGAGGTCGACCAGCACGATCGCGTTGGTGACCACGATGCCGATCAGCATCAGAACGCCGATGAGGGATGCCACGCCGAGCGGTACCCCGGAGATCACCTGCAGCGCGATCGCACCGGTCGCCGCGAACGGCACCGAGACGAGAAGCAGAAGGGGCTGGCGCAGCGAGCGGAACGTGGCGACCATGACCACGTAGACGATCAGGATCGCAACCAGCAGCGCGAGGCCGAGCTGCGAGAACGCGTCGCCCTGCTGCGAGGTGACGCCGCCGAGCTCTGCGGTCGCGCCGGCGGGGAGGTCGACCTCGGCCACGGCGGCGGTGACCGTCGCCGACGCGGCACCCACGTTGTCGCTATTCGGCGTGATGGTGACCGTCGCGCTGCGGATGCCCTTGATGGCGGTGATGCTCGAGGGGCCATCCACCTGCTCGACGGTGGCGAGCTCGCTGAGCTTCACGTCGCCGCCGCGGGTCGGGATCACGAAGTCCTGAATTTCCGCAACGGTCTGCGGGGCGGAGTCGTTGCGGATGTAGATCGACAGCGTCTTCTCGTCGATCACGACGGAGCCGACGGCGCTCGGGTTCATCGCCTCGGCGACGATCCCGCCGACCGCGACCTCGGTGAGGCCCTCTTCCGCGGCCTTGGTGCGGTCGACCTGCACCTGGATGAACGGCTGCGTGACCGAGAGGTTGCTTGCGGCTTCCGCCACCACGTCGAGGTCCTTGACCCCGTCGAGCACGGCCTGAGCCGCCTCGCGCAGGTCGGCGTCACTCGATGCCTTGATGTTCACTTCGATGTCGGATGACGCGAAGCCCGATCCGGCTGCGGCAACCGCGACGTCACCCACATCGTCAAGGCCCGCAATGGCCTCGCGCACGTCGGCCTGCAGCGTCGGCTGGTCCACGTCGGGGTCGGTCGTGAGCGAGAAGCTCGTCGCACCGCCGCCGGAGAACGCGGCACGGAGCGATCCGCCACTCGAGCCGAGCGAGAGCTGCACGGTGTCGACACCGTTGACGTCGCCGAGCGCGGCCTCGACCTTCTTCGCTGCTTCGTCGCGCACCTCGAGGCTCGTGCCGAGCGGCAGGGTCTGGCTGACGGTGAGGGTGTTCTGCCCGCTGTCGCCCAGGAAGTTGGTCTTCATGAACGGGATCAGGGCGAGCGTTCCACCGAGCACGAGCACAGCGATGAGCAGCGTCGCGACGGGGCGCGCGAGCGTCCACCGGATGATCGGCAGGTAGCCGCGCTGCAGCCTGGTCGGCTTCTCGAGTTCGTCTTCGCTCTGCACCTGCACCGTCTTGAGCGGGCGCGCAAGGCGCCGGCGCGACAGGCGCAGCGTGAGCAGCGGCAGCGCAGTGAGCAGCGCGATGATGACGACCGCAGCACCCACGATGGGCACGATGTAGTCGTCGCTCCACAGGTCGCCCGCGATGAGCGCTCCGACAGTGGCACCGGCGATGATCACCGCGACGATGAGGCCGGTGATCGCTCCGCGCAGGGCGACGAGGCCGTAGCTGCGGCCCGCCTTCTCTTCGAGTTCGAGCTGCTGGTCTTCGGTGCGGCTCGTCGAGCCGAGGAACCAGTAGGCGAGCACGGGCACGATCGTGAGCGACACGAACAGCGAGGCGGCGAGCGCGATGGTCACTGTGAGGGCGAAGGGACGGAACAGCTCGCCCGTCACGTCGCCGACGAGGGCGAGCGGCAGGAAGACGGCGACGGTGGTGACGGTGGATGCCGTGACCGCACCCGCGACCTCCTTGACGGCCGTCTGGATCGCGGCGAGTTTGTCCTCACCCAGGCCGATGTGTCTCTTGATGTTCTCGATGACGACGATCGAGTCGTCGACCACGCGTCCGATCGCGATCGTGAGCGCGCCGAGCGTGATGATGTTCAGCGTGTAGCCCGAGGCAAGCATGCCGATGAAGGTGATGAGCACGGAGACCGGGATGGAGATCGCCGTCACGAGGGTCGACCGGATCGACAGCAGGAAGATGAGGATAACGACCACGGCGAACAGCAGTCCGAGCAGACCCTCGGTGGTGAGGCTTTCGATCGACTGCTCGATGAAGGGAGCCTGGTCGAAGACCACGGTGAAGGTCGAGTTGCCGCCGAGCGCCTCCTCGAGATCCGGCACCATCTCGTTGACGAGGCGCGAGACCTCGACGGTGTTTCCGGCCGGGCTCTTGGTGACGGCGATCGTGACCGAGGGCTCACCGTTCACGCGGGAGATGCCGGTGACCGGATCATCGATGAGTTCGACGGTCGCGAAGTCGCCCAAAACGAAGGCCGCGTCATCCGGAACCATCGTCTCGGTGCTCGTGGGCGGCACACCCGGGATCGGCGAGGGCTGCACGATGGAGACGGACTTGGTCGCACCGAGCAGCGGGAGGCTCTCGAGCGATTCGACGGTGTCGATCTTCTCGCCGGCCTGCACGGTAAGCGTTTTACCGTCTTCGGTGATCTCGCCCGCGGGCAGCAAAGAGCCGTTGGCCTTCAGCGCATCCCGGATCGACTGCGTGGTGAGGCCGTGATCGGCGAGTTCGTCCGCATCGGGGGTGATGGAGATGCGCTGCGTGGTGGCACCGAGCAGGGTCGCGTCGCTCACACCCTCCACGTCACGGAGCTCCGGCAGGGTCGAGTTCTCGAGCAGGTTGGCGAGTTCGCGTGGCTCGAGGTCGCTCGTGACGGCTATCTGGATGACCGGAAGGTCGCTGAAGCTGAAGGTGAGCACCTGGGTGTCGACACCGTCGGGCAGCTGGCCGGAGATGCGGTTGATCGCGAGCTGCACCTTCTGCTCGGCGGTCGTGATGTCGGTGCCGTAGGTGAACGAGGCGGTGATGGTGGAGGAGTTGGCGTTCGAGACGGCTGTGGTGCCGTCGAGACCCGCGACGCCCTGAATGGCGCTCTCGATCGGTATCGACACGTCATCGTTGACGACTTCGGGCGAGGCGCCGGGGTAGGTCGAGATGATGAACAGCTGCGGCAGGGACAGCGAGGGGATGAGCTCCTGCTTGAGCGACGTCAGCGCCACGCCGCCGAAGATGCCGATGACCACCGTCACGAGCGCAATGAGCGCGCGGTTGCGCAGGCTGAAGATGGACAAGAAATGCACGGCGTTACTCCCTGGAACGAATGCTGTGCGCGAGAGCGCGGGGAAAGCGCACTTCTTCGTGCCTACCCAGTATCGCGTTTCACGTTTGCGGCGCGTACTCCCCGGGGATGATTGCTAGCTACACGACTTCGGCGAGATACCCGGCTTCCACCGAGACGGGATGACGCCCGACGCTCGCCCACGCCACCGCGAGGGCGTCGACCGCGCGCTCCATCTCCTCGGCGTTGTGGCCGAACGGCAGACGCAGGAATCGCTCGAACGCACCGTCGATTCCGAAGCGCGGCCCGGCCGCGATCTGGAGTCCGACGGAGCGGGCGGCGAGCGTGAGCTGCGAGCTGACCGGCGCTCCGAGGTTCACCCAGGTGGTGAGGCCGCCGGCGACACGGGGCACCTCCCACTCGGGGATCCGCTCGGCGAGCAGCGTGACCAGCCGATCCCGGTTCTCGCGCAGCTGGGTCTTTCGAGTCGCCAAGATGGCGTCGAAGTCGTCGAGCAGGTTGGCGACGAGCAGCTGCTCGAGAATTGGCGTGCCCAGGTCGCCCGCGCTGCGAGCACGTACCAGGCGCTGGATGACGTTGCGCTCCGCACGGATCCAGCCGATGCGCACGCCGCCCCACACGGTCTTGCCAACCGAGCCGATCGTGATCGCCGGGCCGTACGCGGCGAGCGGAAGCGTGCTCTCGACCTCGTCGATCGCGAGCTCGGCCATCGTCTCGTCCGCGATGAGCACGGTGCCGTGGCGCTCGGCGAGCGCGACGGTGCGCTCCCGCAGCTCGGCGGACATCGAGCGCCCGGTCGGGTTGTGGAAGTCGGGCATGAGGTAGCCGAGCGAAGGACTCGTGCGCTGGATCGCCTGCTCGAGCCCGGCTTCATCCCAACCGACGTCGGTCGTGACGGTCACCGGAACGAGTCGCGCCCCGGCACCCTTGAGTGCCTCGTAGGCGTGCGGGTAGCTCGGCGTCTCGACGAGCGCGCGGTCGCCGCGCACGAGCAGCGTGCGGGAGAGCAACGCAATGGCGTGCTGGGCGCCGATCGTGACCATGATCTGCTCGGGGTCGGTGGGCAGCCCGCGCTTCGTGAATCGCGCGGCGATCGCCTGGCGCAGCACCGGCAGCCCGATCGGGTCGAAGCCGGAGTCGCCGAGATAGGCGGGCAGCTGCTCGGCGGCGCGCTTCGCGGCATCGACGATCTCCGGCGTCGCGGGCATCGCCGCCTTGGTCAGGTCGAGCAGGCCGGGTTCGGGCTGCTGCCCGGCAGGGATGCCGCGGCTCGGCAGCTTGGCGACGGATCCTGAGCCGCGCAGGCTCTCGAGGTAACCGGCCGCGCGCAGGTCGGCGTAGGTCGCGCTGACCGTGGTGCGACTCACGTCGAGCTGCTCGGCCAACTCGCGCTCGGCGGGCAGGCGGGTGTCGAGCGCGATGCGTCCGTCGAGCACAAGTAGGCGGATTCGCTCGGCGAGCGCCGCGTAGGCGGGCTTGTCGGTGTCACGCCACCTGTCAAGTAGGAGGGCCAGTGCGCGGGCGGAAAGAGATGCCATCAAGCCACTTTAGGCGAATTGGCATCTTGTGAGAAGGCCAATTTCGTCATTGGATTGCTCTTGTGAACGCCAATCTTGTTATGACCCGCCGCATCGTCCAGCTCGTTGTGGGCGTCATCTTCTACGGACTCGCCATCGCCCTCATCGTGCGTGGCGCCATCGGCGTCGCGCCGTGGGACGTGCTCACCCAGGGCATCGGCAAGCAGACCGGCCTCTCCTTCGGTGTCATCACCGTGATCGTCAGCGTCATCGTGCTGCTGCTCTGGATCCCCATCCGCCAGAAGCCGGGCATCGGCACCGTGCTCAACACGCTCCTCGTGGGGCCCTCGGCCGAACTCGGGCTCGCACTGATTCCTGAGCAGAGCGAGCTGTGGGTGCGCATCCCGCTATTCATCGCCGGCCTGGTATTGCTCGCGATCGCGACCGGACTGTACATCGGTGCCCGGTTCGGGCCGGGCCCGCGCGATGGTCTGATGACGGGCATCCACCACCGCTGGGGCGTGAAGATATGGATCGTACGCACCTCGATCGAGGTCGTGGTGCTCTCGATCGGCTGGCTGCTGGGCGGCAACGTCGGAATCGGTACCGTCGCCTTCGCTCTGCTCATCGGGCCGATGGTCAACCTCACGATCCCGTTCTTCCTCGTGCCGGCAGCGGTAAGCGAGAAGCCGCTCGAGCCCATCAAGCACTAGCCGAACCGCAAAAAGTGCTCCAACCCGCCCGGGTTGGAGCACTTTTCGCTGTGTCGCTACAGGTTCGCGTCCGCGTAGACGCGCATCGCGTCACGCACGAAACCAGCGCCCTCGGTACCGCCGTAGTTGGCCGCGAACCGGTCGTCCGCCACGTACATCTCGCCGAGCCCCACGAAGTACTCCTTCGTCGGGCGGGATCCGTTGCGCGGGGTGCCGGCGATGCCGCTGAGCCAGTCCGCGTGCCGGGCGGCGAGCGCCTGGGCCTCCGCACCGCTCGGGTCGAGTCCGGCCTGAGCCGCCGCGATCCAGTCGGCCGCGAGGGCCTCGTGCCGCGACATCCACTCGGCCTTTTCAGTCGTCGACTTCGAGCGCCACCACTCGGCGCTGTCGGCGTAGGCCATTTTGCCCCAGCGCTCCTCGACTTCGTCCCGGTACTGGGTGTGGTCGAATCCGTTGAACATTTCTTCTGCCATGAGTTGTTCACCTCCCTCCATCTTGCTGATCGTGACCTCGACGCTGGCGATCTGCCGGTCGAGGCGTTCCTTCTCCCGCTGCAGCCACCGCAAATGGGTCGCGAGGGCGCGGGCGTCGTCCGCCTGCCCCTCGATCACACCCTTGATGGCCGGGATTCCGAGCCCCAGATCCCGCAGCATAAGCACTCGCTGCAGTCGGGCGAGCGCGAGCTCGTCGTAGTAGCGATAGCCGTTGCTGCCGATGCGGGTGGGGTGCACCAGCCCCACGTCCCCGTAGTGCCGAAGCGTGCGGCTCGTGGTGCCCGCAAGTCGGGCGATGTCCTGGATGGACCAGTCCATGCTGTGCTCCTCTCTCGCGAATCCCACGCTAGACGTTGACGCAGCGTCAAGGTCAAGAGAAAAGTGTTGCGTTGTTCGTAAACGCGATATATCGTGATTCTCGAACACGCGATATATCGCGACTTCCCACAACGTTAGGAGAACCCCATGGCCCAGGAGAAGTGGCTGATCGAAGACGCCAAGACCATCGACATCGGCCTCGTGCGCAACCTCAAGGTGAGCCTCATCGCCGGCAAGGTCGACATCATCGGGCACGATGAGCCGACCGCCCGCGTCGAGGTGCACTCGGTGAGCGGCAAGGCGCTGCGGGTGTCCATTGACGGCGACACCCTCGAGGTCGACCACCCGCAGATGAGCTGGGACAACTTCCTCGACGTGTTCAAGTCGTTCGCCGGCACCGCGAAGGCCGACGTCAGCATCATGGTCCCCCGCGACATCGCGCTCAAGTTCGGCGTCATCAGCGCGACCGCCCTGATCAGCGGCCTCACCGAAGACGCCTCGATCAGCTCCGTCAGCGGTGAGGTCGTCATCGACAACGTCTACGGCGACCTGCAGCTGAACAGCGTGAGCGGGGAAATGGCCGTGCGCAACCACTACGGCGCGATCTCCGCGAAGACGATCAGCGGCGACATCACCGCGACCGGCGAGATCATGAAGTTCTCGGGCAACACGGTGAGTGGGGACGTGTTCCTCGACGTCGCGGGTGCCCCCGACGAGATCGTGGTCAGCACAGTGAGCGGCGGCGTCACCACCCGCCTCGCACCAGGCCTCGCCGCCCAGTACCGCATCAACACGGTCAGCGGACGCCTGCAGCTCGACGACTCCGAGATCACCGGCGTGCGCGGCAGCTACACCGGCAAGTACGGCGAACTCGACAAGACCTGGCTCGACTTCAAGGCCAACACGGTCAGCGGAAACGTCTCCGTGCTGCACTCGGTGTCGGCGTGACGCCGCCCGTCTTCGCCCACGGGCACCTGCGGCTCTACCTGCTCAGCCTGCTCGCCGAAAGTGAAACCGGCATGCACGGTTACGAGCTGATCCAGGCGCTCGGCGACCGCTTCGGCGGCACCTACATCCCTTCCGCCGGCACGATCTACCCCCGCCTCGGCAAGCTCGAGGAGGAGGGCCTCGTCACCAAGGCCGCCGACGGCCGCAAGACCGTCTACGCGATCACCGCCACCGGCCGAGCAGAGCTGGCGTCCCGCGACTCCGAGCTCGGTGACATCGAGAACGGCGTCACCGACTCGGTGCGTCGCCTCGCCGACGAGGTCCGGTCATCCGTCAACGACGCCATGAAGACGCTCCGGGCAGATCTCGCCTCAGCGGCGCGCGACGCGCGCACCGAATCGCGGCAGGCCTCCCACACGGTCAAGGTGACGCAGGGCACAGAGAGCAGGATGAACCTGCAGGAGGCCGAGGCCCTGCTCCAGTCGTTCCGCCACCAGTTGCGGTCCGACCTACGCGGCGCCGTGGCCGGCGACCGGCTCGGGGTGGTAACGGTGGATGTTCTGCGTGCCCGACTGGACGCGGTGCGCTCCGAGGTTCTGGCGACGCTGGACTAGCGGCTCGGCCAACTCCACCTCGGCGCATCGAGCAGCCCCTGGCCCACGAGCCGGGTCTCGCCGTTCTCCTTGGACAGCTCGTGCACGAGCGCACCCGCGCGCCCCAGCGCGGCGATGAGCGGTGCCGAGTGCGACACGACGATGAGCTGCGAGTTCTTCGACGCCGCGGCGATCAGCTCGCCGAGCGGCTCGAGGAGCGCGGGGTGCAGGCTCGTCTCGGGCTCGTTGAGCACGAGCAGGGGTGCCGGTCGGGGGCTGAGGAGCGCGGCGATCCACAGGAGGTAGCGCAGCGTTCCGTCGGAGAGCTCGGCCGCGCCGAGGGGACGCAGGAGTCCGGGCTGCGTGAGTGACACGGCGAAACGGCCGTCGGGGGCATCCACACCCACACGACTGCCCGGGAAGGCACGGTCGACCGCCGCATCGAGTTCGGCGGCGACACCGATTTCGCGGATCGTCTGCAGTGCGGCCGCAAGGTCGGAGCCGCTCGCGGACAGCACGGGGGTGCGGGTGCCGATGTGAGCCTGCCGGGCCTCGGCGTCCGCGTCGGTGCGCAGGGAATCGTAGAAGCGCCAGGAGCGCAGCGTCTCGCGCAGTGCGAGCACCTCGGGCGCGGCGCGGGCGTCGCCCACCTCGCTCAGCACGCTCGACCACGGAGCCAGTTTCAGCTCGTGCCGCAGCCAGTCGTCGCCGGTTCGCACCCTCACGCTCGGGCCGTGTCGCTCGGTGAGCAGGGTGCCCGGCCGCAAAATCTGCCCGCTCCAGATGTTCTCGGTCTTGATCTCGGGGTCGAGGGAGAACGCGGTGCGCGAGGGCTGCGGCAGTCCGAAGTCGATCGCGTAGCTCAGGTCGTCGCTCGCGAAGCCCAGCTTGAGGGCGACCGGCCCCGACCGCGTGGTGCCCTGCGTGGGAAAGCCCGCGCGCGTTCCATTCTCCGGGCCGGCCCACATGGTCGACGACAGACCGCCCTCGGCGGCGAGCGCGGCGATTGCGCCGTCTCGGGATGCCGCGGCCAGAAGTCTCAGCGACCGGTACAGGCTCGACTTTCCGCTGCCGTTCGCGCCGGTGACGACGGTGAACGGGCCGAGGGGAAGCACCAGTGAGCGGAGGGAGCGGTATCCCTCGACCGCGACTGTTGTGAGCATCAGGCCATTGTTGCCGATGCCCCTGTCAGTCGAACGCGACGGGGAGGTACACGTCCTGCACACGATCGCGCAGGGCGGTGTGGTCGTTGCGCGTGTAGATGCCGCACCTCTGAGCGGTGCAGTCGATGCCGTCGCCGGTCGGTGCCGGCACCTCGAGGTACGCGGTGAAGGTGCCGTCGGCGTCGTCGTAGCCGCGTGCGCCGAACAGTTTCCAGGCCCAGTCGTCGTTGATCCAGTTCGACGGCGCGAAGTCGGTGGCTCCCGGCGCCGACGACGATTCACCCGAGGGGACCCCGCCGAGGCACGGCCCGGGCTTGATGTCGGGCGACTCCGGGATGACGCAGATCGCCACATATATGCCCTGCGCCGGGTTGTAGCCCGTGCCGCTGACCACGATGCGCTCGCCCTTGGCGAGCGCCGCGGTATCCACTGTTCCGCCGGGGGTCGCGGATACCACCATGAGCTCGCGGGTACGTCCGTCGTCGCCCTTCGCGGAGACCGCGAGCGGCCAATCGTCGACCGGCTGCTGCTGCGAGAGTCCGCCATCCCGATGCATCAGAATCGGAAACGTCAGGATGCCGACCGGGACCAGCACGAGGATCGCGAGCGGCAGGGCCACCCACCACCAGCGCACCCGTCTTCTCCCCGTCATTTTTGCAGTCTATGTGCGTAACACGGCACCTCTAGACTGTGCGCATGTCCGACTCATCCTCAGCTCCCACACCCACCGTCCCCACCGGCGGCGTCGACCATAAGGCTCGCTTCTTCGTCAAGCAGAAGATCACGATGCTGGTCAACCGCTACGAGATCCGCGGCGCGAACGCCGACGGCTCCGAAGGACCCATCATCGC
Coding sequences within:
- a CDS encoding MerR family transcriptional regulator translates to MDWSIQDIARLAGTTSRTLRHYGDVGLVHPTRIGSNGYRYYDELALARLQRVLMLRDLGLGIPAIKGVIEGQADDARALATHLRWLQREKERLDRQIASVEVTISKMEGGEQLMAEEMFNGFDHTQYRDEVEERWGKMAYADSAEWWRSKSTTEKAEWMSRHEALAADWIAAAQAGLDPSGAEAQALAARHADWLSGIAGTPRNGSRPTKEYFVGLGEMYVADDRFAANYGGTEGAGFVRDAMRVYADANL
- a CDS encoding DEAD/DEAH box helicase, translated to MSPFNNSSAGRDSKKPFRSSDRNGSKPGSRSEGHRGFHADAAAPKKRWTQDDRAARTGDRPSNSAPRTGRDDRRPDWNPRDKPAYGDRTARTERPSYNNDRGSERGERPGRPSYNNDRPAYNGDRPQRSNDRGNDRPSYGDRPARPSYGDRTDRPARPSYNNDRPERPSYGDRPARPSYGDRTDRPARPAYNNDRGNDRSDRPATNDRQPRQAYNDRAPRTERPSYNNERPARPAYNSDRPARPAYNSERPARTERPAYNNDRPARSYEDRAPRRDFSERPPRRDFDRDAAPRRESDFYTRSQNSGPQEDVVLERLEAAVITAKDVEGVTFADLGLGANIVRQLGTMGAEAPFAIQAATIPDVLAGKDVLGRGKTGSGKTIAFGAPLVERLMENNGGKDRQMGRKPRALILAPTRELAMQIDRTVQPIARSVGLFTTTIVGGVPQYRQVSALQRGVDIIIATPGRVEDLIEQGRLDLSSVSVTVLDEADHMCDLGFLEPVQRILKETKEGGQKLLFSATLDKGVATLVKQFLVNPAVHEVAGEDQASSTIDHRVLLIEQRDKRAIIQQLASGTGKTLVFTRTRAFAEEMSDFLEDAGIPATSLHGDLNQSRRTRNLQLLTSGRVNVLVATDVAARGIHVDDISLVIQADAPEEYKTYLHRSGRTGRAGKQGTVVTLIPKTRRRKMDELLGRAEIDARSEIAAPGDAVIAELAAL
- a CDS encoding efflux RND transporter permease subunit produces the protein MHFLSIFSLRNRALIALVTVVIGIFGGVALTSLKQELIPSLSLPQLFIISTYPGASPEVVNDDVSIPIESAIQGVAGLDGTTAVSNANSSTITASFTYGTDITTAEQKVQLAINRISGQLPDGVDTQVLTFSFSDLPVIQIAVTSDLEPRELANLLENSTLPELRDVEGVSDATLLGATTQRISITPDADELADHGLTTQSIRDALKANGSLLPAGEITEDGKTLTVQAGEKIDTVESLESLPLLGATKSVSIVQPSPIPGVPPTSTETMVPDDAAFVLGDFATVELIDDPVTGISRVNGEPSVTIAVTKSPAGNTVEVSRLVNEMVPDLEEALGGNSTFTVVFDQAPFIEQSIESLTTEGLLGLLFAVVVILIFLLSIRSTLVTAISIPVSVLITFIGMLASGYTLNIITLGALTIAIGRVVDDSIVVIENIKRHIGLGEDKLAAIQTAVKEVAGAVTASTVTTVAVFLPLALVGDVTGELFRPFALTVTIALAASLFVSLTIVPVLAYWFLGSTSRTEDQQLELEEKAGRSYGLVALRGAITGLIVAVIIAGATVGALIAGDLWSDDYIVPIVGAAVVIIALLTALPLLTLRLSRRRLARPLKTVQVQSEDELEKPTRLQRGYLPIIRWTLARPVATLLIAVLVLGGTLALIPFMKTNFLGDSGQNTLTVSQTLPLGTSLEVRDEAAKKVEAALGDVNGVDTVQLSLGSSGGSLRAAFSGGGATSFSLTTDPDVDQPTLQADVREAIAGLDDVGDVAVAAAGSGFASSDIEVNIKASSDADLREAAQAVLDGVKDLDVVAEAASNLSVTQPFIQVQVDRTKAAEEGLTEVAVGGIVAEAMNPSAVGSVVIDEKTLSIYIRNDSAPQTVAEIQDFVIPTRGGDVKLSELATVEQVDGPSSITAIKGIRSATVTITPNSDNVGAASATVTAAVAEVDLPAGATAELGGVTSQQGDAFSQLGLALLVAILIVYVVMVATFRSLRQPLLLLVSVPFAATGAIALQVISGVPLGVASLIGVLMLIGIVVTNAIVLVDLINQYRERGMKVGQAIEYGASRRLRPILMTALATIFALLPLGIGITGHGGFISQPLAIVVIGGLVSSTLLTLIVLPTLYYVVEGRKERKADARREAAHHHGAHVAPVAPDAPVAAHPAPVAARPDVEAPVQPRPAQVTPNQYPTTPAVPPTTPNVPPITPNPAPQPPTIG
- a CDS encoding PLP-dependent aminotransferase family protein yields the protein MASLSARALALLLDRWRDTDKPAYAALAERIRLLVLDGRIALDTRLPAERELAEQLDVSRTTVSATYADLRAAGYLESLRGSGSVAKLPSRGIPAGQQPEPGLLDLTKAAMPATPEIVDAAKRAAEQLPAYLGDSGFDPIGLPVLRQAIAARFTKRGLPTDPEQIMVTIGAQHAIALLSRTLLVRGDRALVETPSYPHAYEALKGAGARLVPVTVTTDVGWDEAGLEQAIQRTSPSLGYLMPDFHNPTGRSMSAELRERTVALAERHGTVLIADETMAELAIDEVESTLPLAAYGPAITIGSVGKTVWGGVRIGWIRAERNVIQRLVRARSAGDLGTPILEQLLVANLLDDFDAILATRKTQLRENRDRLVTLLAERIPEWEVPRVAGGLTTWVNLGAPVSSQLTLAARSVGLQIAAGPRFGIDGAFERFLRLPFGHNAEEMERAVDALAVAWASVGRHPVSVEAGYLAEVV
- a CDS encoding YczE/YyaS/YitT family protein, which codes for MTRRIVQLVVGVIFYGLAIALIVRGAIGVAPWDVLTQGIGKQTGLSFGVITVIVSVIVLLLWIPIRQKPGIGTVLNTLLVGPSAELGLALIPEQSELWVRIPLFIAGLVLLAIATGLYIGARFGPGPRDGLMTGIHHRWGVKIWIVRTSIEVVVLSIGWLLGGNVGIGTVAFALLIGPMVNLTIPFFLVPAAVSEKPLEPIKH
- a CDS encoding GNAT family N-acetyltransferase; the protein is MPTIAAEKPNQPHVIEMLRLSGEYALSLYPAESCYLLTVGELEEPGTTLFVARDDNTQVVGIAAIVLRGDGSAELKRMFVLESARGQGIAGSLLAAVEAHAVAHSVTVLQLETGPKQLAAIALYEKNGYAHIPGFGPYVGDEFSVCMEKRLA